In Anthocerotibacter panamensis C109, the sequence GTCTTTCGCTGAAGGGCAGGCGTGCTAGGGTGGGAAGACTTTTTTAGGCCGCTCTTTACGATAGGTAACCGCGATGAGTTCTATCCGCACGGCTGAACATTTCTCCCGTCAAGCTGGAGCGTACGCTCATAGTCCCGCCCATGCCGCAGGCGAAGACCTGGATTGGGTGGAAGCTTTTGCTGAACCGCATCTGGACGATCTGTGTCTGGACATCGCCACAGGACCCGGTCACACGGCTTTTCGCCTTGCGCCTAAAGTCCGCTGTGTGCTCGGTCTGGACTTGGCTCAGGGGATGGTGGAACAGGCACAACTTTTAGCGCAGGAGCGGGGGATTCCCCAGGCTATCTTTCTGGTGGGCGATGCTCAAGCGCTGTGTTTTGCACCCAAGACGTTCCATCTGGTCACCTGTCGTATTGCGCCGCACCACTTCAGCGATGTAGCCCTGGCAATGCGTGAAGTGGCGCGGGTCTTGAAGGAGGGGGGGAGGTTCGTCCTCGAAGACAGTCTTGCACCTGAAGACCCTGCTCAGGCGCTTTTTCTGGCGCGTCTGGAGGTCCTGCGCGACCCCACCCACATCCAGTCTCTGAGCCTCAACGCCTGGAATACTGTTCTGGAGCAGGCGGGGCTCAAGATCACCCGCCAGACGGTCTGCCGCAAAGTCCGCTCTTTTGAACGTTGGGTGCACTTGGCAGGGCTCTGCACAGAGCAAACTCAGGAACTGGTAACCCAAATTCTGGCAGCACCACCCAGAGTGCGCGACCGGTTTTTTGGGGTGGAAGGGACGCAGGTCCACACTTTTTTTGATGAAAAGCTGATCTGTCGCGCCGAACGGGTCGGTTAGCTTTTCTCATCGCCGGACTGCATATCCCAGCCGAGGGTGACCTTGACGCGGCCTCCGGCGAGGAGTTCGCGTTTCCAGTAGCCCTGGGGAAGAGAACTGCTGATGGTATTCATCGCCTTGGTGCCATAGCCCGGATTGCGGTCACCGAAGGTCTGGACGTGGGCGGCTCCATCGTTCTCGACCACCAAAAGTCCTCCGTTGCCGTTGCGTTTGAGCATGACTTTGAGGTAGGTGCTTGTTCCACGAGGAGGCTGGCTGTGGCGTAAGGCATTGGTCAGGGCTTCACGGAAAAAACGGAAGATATCTTCTCGGGCATCCAACCACTGACTCTGGTCTAGGGGCTCTGCCAGAGGCTCCAAGTCGGTCTCTAGGCGGACGACGAGGTCGCCTTTGGCGCGCGCTTCTTCCAGTTGAGCGCGGATGCCCTGGTGTAGTCCCTGTTTGAGTTGTGGGGTGATCTCTAGTTTTTCAGCCAGGGTGCGGATGTTGCTCAGTTCGTCGCGGATGCCCCGACCGATGTCCTGAAGCTGGTCTAGGACATGGTCGATGGCTTGAGGTTTGGGGCTCAAGACATAGCACTCCAGGTCGTCCATCACCAGTTTGAGCTGTTGGAGTTCCTGGTCATGGATATCGGTAGCTACCCGATAGAGCAACTTGCGGGCTTGATTGAGGATTGCCTGCCGTTCAGCCCGACGTAACTGCTCTAACTCTTGCTGTTGGTTCAGGAGGGTCTGACGTGCTCGTAAATAGACCTCTTGGCCGTAATCGAGGGCAGTGGTGGTCAGGAGGGCTCCGAGTACCACAAAAGTCGGCAATAGCACGCTGGTTGCCCACAGACCCAACAGAGCAACCCCCAACCAGAGGATGGCTCCTCCTCCCCCGACCAAAAGCCACTGCCAAGCTGGAGGAATCGGGCGGTCCTCCCGAACAAAGCCCTGTAGTAACAGCAACCAGAGCACGCTGATAACCACCACTATCCCCCCGGTCAAGAAAGGACCGGGCTGCCCATAGAAATCCCGATGGAGAACGGCAGCGAACATCTGCGCCTGGACCTCCAGGGGGTCCATTTCTCCGAATATCGTGGGGATAGGGAGGCTAGGGGGGCCAAGGATGACGATTTTATCGCGAACACCCGTGCAGGAACCTTGGGTGGGGCAATGGGCATCCGCAGCGTGCACCGCCACCGTACCTGCCGGGGCAAGGCGTAGATTGGGCAGGGGCGCAGGGGCATCAACGTGGCCCCATTTTGCGGCGGCGAGGACTGCGGCGGGCTGGAGAACCCAGGGACCACTGTTGTAGATATCCGTGTAAAGAGCACTGGGTCTGAGCCTGCGGACGATGCCATCGCCATCCACAGCGATTCCTTGGACGGCGAGGACTTCTTCTAGGGAGTAGCGGTAGCGTTCCCCGTCTTCAGTCAGGCTCTGAAAGTGGTTGTAGGTCTGGACCCGACGCGGTTGAGGCCCGGAGGAGGCACGGGTGATGAGGATGAGCTGTTTATGATGGCGAGCCACGACTTGGCGCAACGGGCAGTCTAGGTCGGTCTCCAGAGCGGTAAAGCAAGCCCGAGGCAGGGCAAAAGACAGACGCCCGCGCGGCTTGAGCGGCGTATCGAAGTCTTCGGGGAGATTGAGTATGACCCCCCGAGCCCCCCCAGCCAGAATTTGCTCGACCCGTCGGCTAAAGAGAATACGGTCAGTCAAGGGGTCTTGTCCCTTGAATAACAGCACCTGGACTCCGGTCGGGTGGGGGGCAGGGTCCAAGCGAACCAGGCTATCTGCCGTCGCGAACTCCAGATCGTAAGCGAGTGGTATCTGGGGCAATACCCAGCCCCAAAGCACCGCCGCGGTCAGGATTAGCCAAAGCGTAGTGCGGTTGGCAGAGCGCAGGAAGGAGAGCCCGATAGTCTTCATAGCACCAGCTTACCCACCCGTCAGTTGACGCGGACCAAGGTGAAATTGATCACCTGACCGTTGCGGTTGGTGAGGGTGACGTAGAGATAGTTTCCAGAAAATTGAAAGTTCCAGTTATTGCCCCGGTCATTGAACGAAGCGCCGTTGGAGCGCACATTGAGGCGTGGCCCCTCCGTCGAACGGTAGCGGTCCCCATCCATTTCGATGGTCAGGTTGAGTGTGCCCCCGCTACCCGGACCACTGATGATCTGACCGTTGCCGGACCAGACCTCAACAGCCCCATCTCGGTCACGCTGTCCTCGGTCGGAGACATACAGACCCTGCCCGCCCTCCCGAGTAAGGCGTCCTTGCCGCAGACCGGATTGTGCCGACGCCTGCGGTCCTATGAGGACACTCGCCGCCAGCAAACACAATACCAACCCAAGCCAGCCCTTCATTGCAATCACGTTAGGAGGATTGATCTGAGAATAGCTGGAAATCTCCTGGTACTCCCAGGGAACCACAAGAAGATTCTCCTGCGTTTTAGCGCAAATCATCTACCTGATTGTGAATCCCGAAACGCGATCCGTCCGTAGCCTACAAATTGGCGTACAGGCTCTGAGCCTGCGGGTAGGGCGTTGATTTCAAACAGATAGATACCCCCTTGGTCGGGGTTGCGCATCTGCTGAAATTCCACGGTCACAGTCTCTCCTGGGGCGATAGGCTGGGGGAAATTCACCACCAACGTCCGCTCCTCCAGGATCACCTGAACGGGTAAAGTATGTGCCACATAGTACGGACCGGGTCCGGCGGGATTGCTCGGGGTATAGACGCGCACCTCTTGCAAGCGGGGCAGGTTGACCCCAAAAGGCCCTGCATCGTCGGGGATGGCGATGGTGAGGCGGGCGAGGGGGCGCTCGACTCGGACGGGGATGGCGACGGTGAACTGATAGGTCGCTGGTTGGTAGCGGACATCAGGGAGATAGGCCAAGGCTTCGCGCAACACCACAGCCCCCGCAAAGGCGACCGGGGCAGCACAAAGCGGGCTTGCCAGCAGACTGGTGGCAAGGCTCATCACGACAAATCGCGGCAGTAGGTTCACGAGAAAAGATGCTCAGAACGATATTCACAGTCTAGACGGCACGGATGTACCTTACGTTTTAAGAGGGCTTGGGCTGTGATCTCGATCACCCTGGTCATTGAGAACCGCCTGTACGTTGTTGGGGTCTAAGTTCTAGGCTCTAAAGCACCAGACCAGCATCGGCCCATGGGTAGGTGTTTTTGAGCCCCACCTCTTAGGTATTTTTACAAAGCGAGGGAGGTTTGATATGGCTGCAACAAAAGACAGCAGTAGCGCGAAAAACTTACACCAGTGCCGCAATCCTCTTTGTTGCATTATCTCTCCCCACATGC encodes:
- a CDS encoding class I SAM-dependent methyltransferase, whose translation is MSSIRTAEHFSRQAGAYAHSPAHAAGEDLDWVEAFAEPHLDDLCLDIATGPGHTAFRLAPKVRCVLGLDLAQGMVEQAQLLAQERGIPQAIFLVGDAQALCFAPKTFHLVTCRIAPHHFSDVALAMREVARVLKEGGRFVLEDSLAPEDPAQALFLARLEVLRDPTHIQSLSLNAWNTVLEQAGLKITRQTVCRKVRSFERWVHLAGLCTEQTQELVTQILAAPPRVRDRFFGVEGTQVHTFFDEKLICRAERVG
- a CDS encoding sensor histidine kinase; its protein translation is MKTIGLSFLRSANRTTLWLILTAAVLWGWVLPQIPLAYDLEFATADSLVRLDPAPHPTGVQVLLFKGQDPLTDRILFSRRVEQILAGGARGVILNLPEDFDTPLKPRGRLSFALPRACFTALETDLDCPLRQVVARHHKQLILITRASSGPQPRRVQTYNHFQSLTEDGERYRYSLEEVLAVQGIAVDGDGIVRRLRPSALYTDIYNSGPWVLQPAAVLAAAKWGHVDAPAPLPNLRLAPAGTVAVHAADAHCPTQGSCTGVRDKIVILGPPSLPIPTIFGEMDPLEVQAQMFAAVLHRDFYGQPGPFLTGGIVVVISVLWLLLLQGFVREDRPIPPAWQWLLVGGGGAILWLGVALLGLWATSVLLPTFVVLGALLTTTALDYGQEVYLRARQTLLNQQQELEQLRRAERQAILNQARKLLYRVATDIHDQELQQLKLVMDDLECYVLSPKPQAIDHVLDQLQDIGRGIRDELSNIRTLAEKLEITPQLKQGLHQGIRAQLEEARAKGDLVVRLETDLEPLAEPLDQSQWLDAREDIFRFFREALTNALRHSQPPRGTSTYLKVMLKRNGNGGLLVVENDGAAHVQTFGDRNPGYGTKAMNTISSSLPQGYWKRELLAGGRVKVTLGWDMQSGDEKS
- a CDS encoding DUF2808 domain-containing protein translates to MNLLPRFVVMSLATSLLASPLCAAPVAFAGAVVLREALAYLPDVRYQPATYQFTVAIPVRVERPLARLTIAIPDDAGPFGVNLPRLQEVRVYTPSNPAGPGPYYVAHTLPVQVILEERTLVVNFPQPIAPGETVTVEFQQMRNPDQGGIYLFEINALPAGSEPVRQFVGYGRIAFRDSQSGR